One region of Mucilaginibacter gotjawali genomic DNA includes:
- a CDS encoding DUF6588 family protein, whose protein sequence is MKKLYPLLTAAILIFITSAAKAQDGFSALIKSGPADATKLVNAYGEPLFKGIGLGLNSGWYSSARAKKLLHFDLRITASAAFVPTSDQTFDVTKIGLSNNVRPDNASQTMAPTFGGSKSANGPLLDIYDDNGRKVGSYTMPSGKSSVIPAPQLQLTVGLVGNTDLTIRAIPNINLGSSGNISSIGFGIRHDIMQDFVGKTADKLIPFDLAIALAYSHLSMNIPLTVNPDNGAIPKDGQQSTDFSNQHVGATFNNFMIQAIISKKLLFFTPFLAVGYNNTHTQFGTIGNFPVTTGQTLAGTSTYTTYNNPININETSIDGFRADLGFQLTPGFFRIYVSGSLAQYKSVNAGIGFGF, encoded by the coding sequence ATGAAAAAGCTTTACCCCCTATTAACAGCTGCAATACTTATTTTTATTACATCGGCAGCAAAAGCCCAGGACGGCTTTTCTGCACTGATAAAATCAGGACCGGCGGATGCCACCAAACTGGTAAATGCTTATGGCGAACCCTTATTTAAGGGGATCGGCTTAGGCTTAAACAGTGGTTGGTACAGCAGCGCCAGGGCGAAAAAACTACTCCATTTCGATCTTCGCATTACCGCTTCGGCAGCATTTGTTCCTACCAGCGATCAAACGTTTGACGTTACCAAAATTGGTTTGTCGAATAATGTAAGGCCCGATAATGCAAGCCAAACCATGGCGCCAACCTTTGGCGGCAGCAAAAGCGCTAACGGCCCGCTGCTGGATATTTATGATGATAACGGCCGCAAAGTGGGTTCGTACACTATGCCCTCCGGAAAGTCATCTGTTATCCCGGCCCCGCAGCTCCAATTGACAGTTGGTCTTGTAGGCAACACCGACCTGACCATACGCGCCATACCCAACATCAATTTGGGGAGCAGCGGCAACATATCATCCATTGGTTTTGGCATCAGGCATGATATTATGCAGGATTTTGTTGGCAAAACGGCAGATAAACTAATCCCCTTCGATCTTGCCATTGCTTTAGCGTACAGCCATTTAAGCATGAATATCCCCTTAACTGTAAACCCGGATAACGGTGCAATACCAAAAGACGGGCAACAGAGCACCGATTTCAGCAACCAGCATGTGGGGGCCACATTTAACAACTTCATGATCCAGGCCATTATCTCTAAAAAACTATTGTTTTTTACCCCATTTTTGGCGGTGGGCTACAACAATACCCATACCCAATTTGGCACTATTGGCAACTTTCCGGTAACTACCGGGCAAACACTTGCAGGTACATCCACTTACACCACGTACAACAACCCGATCAATATCAACGAAACCAGCATTGATGGTTTCCGTGCCGATCTTGGTTTCCAGCT
- a CDS encoding RluA family pseudouridine synthase, with product MIEDLANIDQDEQDLFEHLRIVVDKGQSLLRIDKFLMHRIENASRSRIQNAIDLGNVLVNDKPCKPSYKVKPQDVISVVLPHPPRDTEVYPENIPLDIVYEDDDVLVVNKPAGLVVHPGYNNYTGTLVNGLVYHFQQLPTLPGNDGRPGLVHRIDKDTSGLLLISKNERSMTWLAKQFFDHTIARKYIALVWGDLETDGTVTGYIGRSIGDRRVMSIYDDPEKGKWSVTHYRVLERMNYVTLIECQLETGRTHQIRAHMKHIGHPLFSDMMYGGDKILKGTVFSKYKQFVENCFEILPRQALHAQSLGFLHPTLKKQLYFEAPLPQDFKMALDKWRGYSDVRYET from the coding sequence ATGATTGAAGACTTAGCCAATATTGACCAGGATGAACAGGACCTTTTTGAGCACCTGCGCATAGTAGTTGATAAGGGCCAGTCGCTGTTGCGGATTGATAAATTTTTGATGCACCGCATTGAAAACGCCTCGCGCAGCCGCATACAGAATGCCATTGACCTGGGGAATGTGCTGGTTAATGATAAGCCCTGCAAGCCCAGTTACAAAGTTAAACCCCAGGATGTGATTTCGGTGGTATTGCCGCATCCGCCGCGGGATACCGAAGTGTATCCTGAAAACATTCCGCTTGATATTGTTTATGAGGATGATGATGTGCTGGTGGTAAACAAACCCGCAGGGCTGGTGGTGCATCCCGGTTATAATAATTATACGGGCACGCTGGTGAATGGCCTGGTATACCACTTTCAGCAATTGCCTACCTTGCCGGGCAACGATGGCCGGCCCGGCCTGGTACACCGCATTGATAAAGACACCTCGGGTTTGTTATTGATCAGTAAAAACGAGCGGTCCATGACCTGGCTCGCCAAACAGTTTTTTGATCATACCATCGCCCGTAAATATATCGCTTTGGTTTGGGGCGACCTGGAAACCGATGGCACGGTTACCGGCTATATAGGCCGGAGCATCGGCGACAGACGGGTGATGTCAATTTATGACGACCCGGAGAAAGGTAAATGGTCGGTAACGCATTACCGGGTTTTGGAGCGGATGAATTATGTTACGCTGATTGAATGCCAGCTGGAAACCGGCCGTACGCACCAGATCAGGGCGCATATGAAACATATTGGCCATCCGTTGTTTAGTGATATGATGTATGGCGGCGATAAAATATTAAAGGGGACAGTTTTTAGCAAATACAAACAATTTGTGGAGAATTGCTTTGAAATATTGCCCCGGCAGGCCCTGCATGCACAATCGCTCGGGTTTTTGCACCCGACATTAAAAAAGCAATTGTATTTTGAAGCACCCTTGCCGCAGGATTTTAAAATGGCTTTGGACAAGTGGCGGGGATATTCAGATGTGAGATATGAGACTTGA
- a CDS encoding aminotransferase class IV: MVFINFNGEILPSDTKLLSVHNRGFRYGDGLFESMRLMKGQLKFADLHADRLQRGMKALKIDGYSQMDPWFLKEKCEDIARRNRAKHGRLRLTVYRDAEGLYLPTQNKMGWCLEVTPTEEPRYFLNTKGLIMDMFTELQKPTNYLSNIKTCNSLVYVMAGIYKSQNKLDDVFLLNQNGFLCEAGSSNVFVWYQNHLYTPALSEGCVEGVMRQVIIKLARQLNIPITEAQINPEILYEADEVFLTNAARGIQSVMGFGVRRYFNEVSKVLIEELNKL, from the coding sequence ATGGTTTTTATAAACTTCAACGGCGAAATTCTTCCATCAGATACCAAACTGCTTTCGGTGCATAACCGTGGCTTCAGGTACGGGGATGGCTTATTCGAAAGTATGCGCCTGATGAAAGGCCAGCTTAAATTTGCCGACCTGCATGCCGACAGGCTGCAAAGGGGAATGAAAGCACTTAAAATTGATGGCTATTCGCAAATGGACCCCTGGTTTTTGAAGGAAAAATGTGAAGATATTGCGCGGCGCAACAGGGCTAAACATGGTCGTTTGCGTTTAACCGTTTATCGTGATGCGGAGGGATTATACCTGCCCACGCAAAATAAGATGGGCTGGTGCCTGGAGGTAACACCAACAGAGGAACCGCGGTATTTTTTAAATACCAAAGGGTTGATTATGGATATGTTTACGGAGCTGCAAAAGCCAACCAATTACCTGTCTAATATTAAGACCTGTAATTCGCTTGTTTATGTAATGGCCGGTATTTACAAAAGCCAAAACAAGCTGGATGATGTTTTTTTGCTGAACCAGAATGGCTTTTTATGTGAAGCAGGCAGTTCAAACGTGTTTGTCTGGTATCAAAACCATTTATATACGCCCGCCTTAAGCGAGGGCTGTGTTGAAGGGGTAATGCGGCAGGTTATTATTAAACTTGCCAGGCAACTAAATATTCCTATCACAGAAGCGCAGATAAACCCCGAGATTTTATACGAGGCCGATGAGGTGTTTTTAACTAACGCCGCCCGCGGCATCCAAAGCGTAATGGGATTTGGTGTAAGGCGTTATTTTAACGAAGTAAGCAAAGTATTAATAGAAGAATTGAATAAGCTTTAA
- a CDS encoding helix-turn-helix domain-containing protein, translating to MGTIGDFKTKTIVSNIRKIREFRNYTQDYLAAKLQISQNAYSKIELGYSSITLNRLVKIAELLEIELADIISTDIEEIIRLKLQLKQAE from the coding sequence ATGGGGACAATAGGCGATTTTAAAACCAAAACAATAGTGTCAAACATCCGTAAGATCAGGGAATTCAGAAACTATACACAGGATTACCTCGCGGCTAAATTGCAGATATCACAAAATGCATACAGTAAAATTGAACTTGGATACAGCAGCATTACCTTAAACCGCCTGGTAAAAATAGCCGAATTACTGGAAATTGAACTTGCGGACATTATAAGTACCGACATCGAAGAAATCATCCGGCTTAAACTGCAATTGAAGCAGGCCGAGTAA
- a CDS encoding NHL repeat-containing protein: MLLLIACFTTACKKDFLRQNHFNTNPDTTKTDSLAALDSLPSFNNPSGVAIDASGNIYVADYGNNLIRKIAPGGIVTTLAGSGNAGYIDGAGTLASFTQPTGLTVDASGNLFVADAGDNLIREISPAGVVTTIAGSDTTGSGNGIGTASSFFGPLGVAVDAHDNIYVADAGNNLIRLIGQGGQVSTFAGTLNTGTSTNLSPFNNPSGVALDGSGNVFVANYLNSTIMKITPSGVVSTYAGVDTLKGANNGPAALATFYYPNSVAADAAGNIYVSDGVNNLIRKITPDGTVSTLAGSGLAGSADSTGTKASFNYPAGLAVDAAGNVYVADSNNNLIRKITPAGVVSTVAGSGLQGATNGTAVARKNRKLLVKKPMQPRLNVFYRGGTK; this comes from the coding sequence ATGCTGCTCCTGATAGCCTGCTTCACAACAGCGTGTAAAAAAGATTTTTTGCGGCAAAATCACTTCAATACCAACCCTGACACGACGAAAACGGATAGCCTGGCAGCCTTAGATTCATTACCATCTTTTAATAACCCCTCAGGGGTTGCTATTGATGCTTCCGGAAATATTTATGTAGCCGATTATGGCAATAACCTGATCCGTAAAATAGCGCCGGGAGGTATTGTTACCACCCTTGCCGGCAGCGGAAATGCGGGTTATATTGACGGAGCAGGTACCCTTGCCTCCTTTACACAGCCAACAGGCTTAACCGTTGATGCATCGGGAAATTTATTTGTGGCTGATGCTGGTGATAATCTTATCCGCGAAATAAGCCCGGCCGGAGTTGTTACCACTATCGCCGGCAGTGATACAACAGGCTCAGGTAACGGGATTGGTACTGCCTCCTCATTTTTTGGTCCGCTGGGTGTAGCGGTTGATGCTCATGACAATATTTATGTGGCCGATGCCGGCAATAATTTAATCCGTTTGATAGGGCAGGGCGGGCAGGTAAGCACCTTTGCGGGAACGTTGAATACGGGAACATCAACTAACTTATCTCCTTTTAATAATCCTTCGGGTGTTGCTTTAGACGGATCCGGAAATGTTTTTGTAGCCAATTATCTGAATAGTACTATTATGAAAATAACCCCATCGGGGGTGGTAAGTACCTACGCCGGCGTTGATACACTTAAAGGGGCAAACAACGGGCCCGCAGCTTTAGCTACCTTTTATTACCCTAATAGTGTAGCTGCTGATGCAGCCGGCAATATTTATGTTTCCGACGGCGTAAATAACCTCATCCGTAAAATTACTCCTGATGGAACAGTAAGTACATTAGCCGGCAGCGGGCTTGCAGGTTCGGCCGATAGTACCGGAACCAAAGCCTCCTTTAATTACCCTGCCGGCCTTGCGGTTGATGCCGCCGGCAATGTATATGTAGCTGACTCAAATAATAACCTCATCCGTAAAATTACGCCTGCGGGTGTGGTAAGTACAGTTGCAGGCAGTGGGTTACAGGGTGCTACCAATGGGACAGCTGTTGCGCGTAAAAATCGTAAGCTTTTGGTAAAGAAACCTATGCAACCACGATTAAATGTGTTTTACAGGGGTGGGACGAAGTGA
- a CDS encoding FAD-dependent oxidoreductase has product MKPTDDKNPEYFHKVVDCQYACPAHTPVPEYIRLIAEGKYTEAYMINWESNVFPGILGRTCDRPCEPACRRGRVEEEPVAICRLKRVAADHKDDVKQFMPKVPFEKNGKRIALIGGGPASLTVARDLAPLGYEIHLYDEQDAGGGMMRSQIPSFRLPIDVLNEEVDYILEMGIHTQFKTYVSSLQEILDMGYDAVFVGTGAPRGRDLVIPGRKEADKNIHIGVDWLASVAFEHTHQIGKKVIVLGGGNTAMDCCRTSRRLGGEEVKVVVRSPYAEMKASPWEKEDALHEDIQILDNHVPKIFVVEDGKLKGMTFEKVHAVFNEKGKRTLVPTGEPEVFIEADDVLVAIGLENTFPWVEKSTGVEFGEWGMPVVDPVTFQSTNKSVFFGGDSAFGPKNVITAVAHGHQAAISINLYLKEKPLTERPSPFVNLVSQKMGIHEWSYENEVENDLRYAVPHAAKTVTLKDRKMEVELGFDLQTALKEARRCLNCDVQTVFVKDRCIECDACMDICPTSCITFTANGEEEELRTRLKAPSLNLSQDLYVSDTLPTSRVMVKDEDVCLHCGLCAERCPTSAWDMQQFLYKVTKAC; this is encoded by the coding sequence TTGAAACCAACAGACGACAAAAACCCGGAATACTTCCACAAAGTAGTGGATTGTCAGTACGCTTGTCCCGCACACACTCCCGTACCCGAATACATCAGGTTAATAGCAGAAGGAAAATATACCGAAGCTTATATGATCAACTGGGAATCAAATGTATTCCCGGGCATACTTGGCCGCACCTGCGACCGTCCCTGCGAACCCGCATGCCGGCGCGGCAGGGTTGAAGAAGAGCCCGTTGCTATTTGCCGGCTAAAGCGTGTGGCGGCCGACCACAAAGATGATGTAAAGCAATTTATGCCGAAAGTGCCTTTTGAAAAAAACGGCAAACGGATAGCTTTGATAGGCGGTGGGCCGGCATCATTAACCGTTGCCCGGGACCTTGCCCCGCTTGGCTACGAGATTCATTTATACGATGAACAGGATGCGGGCGGCGGCATGATGCGCAGCCAGATCCCCTCGTTCAGGCTGCCAATTGACGTGCTGAATGAAGAGGTAGATTATATCCTGGAAATGGGCATCCATACCCAATTTAAAACCTATGTATCCAGCCTGCAGGAAATATTGGATATGGGCTACGATGCTGTTTTTGTTGGGACAGGTGCCCCAAGGGGCCGCGACCTGGTCATCCCCGGCCGTAAAGAAGCTGATAAGAATATCCATATAGGGGTTGACTGGCTGGCCAGTGTGGCCTTTGAACATACCCATCAAATAGGCAAAAAAGTAATTGTACTGGGTGGCGGCAACACGGCCATGGATTGCTGCCGCACCTCGCGCCGCCTGGGTGGCGAAGAGGTAAAAGTAGTGGTTCGCAGCCCCTATGCCGAAATGAAAGCTTCGCCATGGGAAAAAGAAGATGCCTTGCACGAAGATATCCAGATCCTGGATAACCATGTGCCCAAAATATTTGTAGTTGAAGATGGCAAACTAAAAGGCATGACTTTTGAGAAAGTACACGCTGTATTTAATGAAAAAGGCAAACGCACCTTAGTGCCCACCGGCGAGCCGGAAGTTTTTATTGAAGCGGATGACGTGCTGGTGGCTATCGGTCTTGAAAATACTTTCCCCTGGGTTGAAAAATCAACCGGTGTTGAATTTGGCGAATGGGGGATGCCGGTAGTTGACCCGGTTACTTTTCAGTCTACCAATAAAAGCGTATTCTTCGGCGGCGACTCGGCTTTCGGTCCTAAAAATGTGATCACTGCGGTGGCACACGGGCACCAGGCGGCTATCTCTATTAATCTTTATCTGAAAGAAAAGCCGCTTACCGAAAGACCCTCGCCATTTGTGAACCTGGTAAGCCAGAAAATGGGCATCCACGAGTGGAGTTATGAGAACGAAGTTGAAAACGACCTGAGGTATGCTGTACCGCATGCAGCCAAAACGGTAACGTTAAAAGACCGAAAGATGGAAGTGGAACTGGGTTTTGATCTCCAGACAGCCCTTAAAGAGGCCCGGCGCTGCCTCAATTGCGATGTGCAAACCGTGTTTGTAAAAGACAGATGTATAGAGTGCGATGCTTGTATGGATATATGCCCAACGTCATGCATCACCTTTACAGCAAATGGCGAGGAAGAAGAGTTGCGGACGCGATTGAAGGCGCCATCATTAAATTTAAGCCAGGATTTGTATGTATCAGATACCCTGCCTACCAGCCGGGTAATGGTAAAAGACGAAGATGTTTGCCTGCACTGCGGGTTATGTGCCGAGCGCTGCCCAACTTCGGCCTGGGATATGCAACAATTTTTATATAAGGTTACCAAAGCATGTTAA
- a CDS encoding 2-oxoacid:acceptor oxidoreductase subunit alpha — protein MHQDKVNDFVVRFANVNGTGSASANYLFAKAIFRMGIPVTPKNIFPSNIQGLPTWYDVRISEKGYLGRREGVDFMVCVNPQSMPDDVRSVKAGGYFLYDSTRKLHPELIREDVNYIGIPLMEICNREFTDPRQRQLFKNIVYVGALAQMLGIEFSVLEVLLAEQFNGKEKLIAPNIKALKLGAQYVLDNYNYPIDLKLERRDLVGDKIMIDGNAACGLGAVYGGATVVAWYPITPSTSVVEAFEGYAKKMRIDPVTGKHNYAIVQAEDELAAIGMVIGANWNGARSFTATSGPGLSLMNEFLGLAYFAEIPTVLIDVQRTGPSTGMPTRTQQSDILLAAYASHGDTKQVLLFPSDPKECFEMTAGAFDLAELLQTPIIMMTDLDLGMNDHMSDPFVWDDQRKYNRGKVLNAQQLEELPQFGRYLDVDGDGITYRTIPGTHPTKGSFFTRGTSRDEFAAYTEDGDIYARNMDRLLKKWDTAKDIVPAPYLYQKENKSPYGVLFFGTSTYSAEEAMDLMSQGNVSFDAMRVKAFPFNKTVGDFINSHEKVFVIEQNRDAQLRSLLINELDASPQKLISVLNYNGMPITADNIITQISKSLLPAKKLIYHQ, from the coding sequence ATGCATCAAGATAAAGTGAACGATTTTGTGGTACGGTTTGCTAATGTGAACGGTACAGGATCAGCAAGCGCCAATTACCTGTTTGCAAAAGCGATTTTCAGGATGGGGATACCGGTTACCCCTAAAAATATTTTTCCCTCAAACATACAGGGATTACCAACCTGGTACGATGTACGGATCAGCGAAAAAGGTTATTTAGGCAGGCGCGAAGGCGTAGATTTTATGGTTTGCGTTAACCCGCAAAGCATGCCGGACGATGTGCGTTCTGTTAAAGCCGGAGGTTACTTTTTGTACGACAGTACCAGGAAGCTGCACCCGGAATTGATCCGCGAGGATGTAAATTACATCGGGATCCCATTAATGGAGATCTGTAACCGCGAATTTACCGATCCGCGGCAGCGCCAACTGTTTAAAAATATCGTTTATGTGGGCGCGCTGGCGCAAATGCTGGGCATAGAATTTAGTGTACTGGAGGTCTTACTGGCCGAACAGTTTAATGGCAAGGAAAAACTGATCGCCCCAAACATCAAAGCCTTAAAATTGGGCGCGCAGTATGTCCTCGACAATTACAATTACCCCATCGACTTAAAACTTGAACGCCGTGACCTGGTGGGCGATAAGATCATGATTGACGGCAATGCCGCCTGCGGGCTTGGCGCCGTTTATGGCGGGGCAACTGTTGTGGCCTGGTACCCGATAACGCCATCCACTTCAGTTGTGGAAGCATTTGAAGGGTACGCTAAAAAAATGCGGATTGACCCGGTTACCGGTAAACATAACTATGCCATAGTACAGGCCGAAGATGAACTGGCCGCCATTGGGATGGTGATCGGCGCCAACTGGAACGGTGCACGTTCGTTTACCGCTACCAGTGGCCCGGGTTTATCATTAATGAATGAGTTTTTAGGCCTGGCTTATTTTGCCGAAATTCCCACTGTTTTGATTGATGTGCAGCGCACGGGCCCGTCAACCGGGATGCCTACACGCACGCAGCAGTCGGATATTTTGTTAGCGGCTTATGCATCGCATGGGGATACCAAACAGGTATTGCTGTTCCCATCCGATCCGAAGGAATGTTTTGAGATGACCGCCGGCGCATTCGACCTGGCGGAACTTTTACAAACGCCCATCATTATGATGACGGACCTTGACCTGGGCATGAATGACCACATGTCGGACCCATTTGTTTGGGACGATCAACGTAAATACAACCGTGGCAAAGTGCTTAACGCGCAGCAACTGGAAGAACTGCCCCAGTTTGGCCGTTACCTTGATGTGGATGGCGATGGCATTACCTACCGCACCATCCCCGGCACACACCCTACCAAGGGCTCATTTTTTACCCGCGGAACATCGCGCGACGAATTTGCCGCCTATACCGAAGATGGCGACATATACGCCCGCAATATGGACAGGCTGCTGAAGAAATGGGATACCGCCAAGGACATTGTACCGGCGCCTTACCTCTATCAAAAAGAAAATAAAAGCCCTTACGGCGTGCTGTTTTTTGGCACATCCACCTACTCGGCTGAGGAAGCGATGGACCTGATGAGCCAGGGCAACGTATCTTTTGACGCGATGCGGGTAAAGGCTTTCCCTTTTAACAAAACCGTGGGGGATTTTATCAACTCGCACGAAAAGGTATTCGTGATCGAACAAAACAGGGATGCGCAGTTGCGCAGCCTGCTGATCAATGAACTGGACGCCAGCCCGCAGAAGCTAATTTCCGTGTTAAATTACAATGGCATGCCTATAACCGCGGATAACATCATCACGCAGATCAGTAAAAGTTTATTACCCGCCAAAAAATTGATTTACCACCAGTAA
- a CDS encoding 2-oxoacid:ferredoxin oxidoreductase subunit beta: MTYIRSQFRHPGLPKNDLGYTTKEYEGAISTLCAGCGHDSISGSIIQACFEMSIAPHRIAKLSGIGCSSKTPTYFLGHSHGFNSVHGRMPSVATGANMANRDLLYMGVSGDGDSASIGMGQFVHVIRRNLNMVYIVMNNGCYGLTKGQDSATADAGSKSKKGVANPFQPIDMAGLALELGASFVAQSFSGDKEQLIPLIKAAIDHPGFAFINVISPCVTFNNNPGSTKSYDYVREHMEATATVDFVPLKKEITTSYQKGTGTDIKMHDGSYIHLEKLADDLDPYDRLSAMNALQNARNKDEILTGLLYINPESTDLHHTIQTSDRALNSLGQEELCPGSSVLEGINGELR; the protein is encoded by the coding sequence ATGACTTATATCCGTTCACAATTCCGCCACCCCGGCTTGCCAAAAAATGATTTGGGCTATACCACCAAAGAATATGAAGGCGCTATATCTACCCTGTGCGCAGGCTGCGGGCACGATTCTATCAGCGGAAGTATCATACAGGCATGTTTCGAAATGTCAATAGCGCCGCACCGTATTGCCAAGCTATCGGGTATCGGCTGCTCATCAAAAACGCCTACCTACTTTTTAGGGCACTCCCATGGCTTTAACTCCGTACACGGCAGGATGCCATCGGTAGCCACCGGCGCCAATATGGCCAATCGAGACCTGCTTTATATGGGCGTATCCGGCGATGGCGATAGTGCTTCTATTGGCATGGGACAGTTTGTGCATGTTATCCGCCGTAACCTCAATATGGTGTACATCGTGATGAACAACGGCTGCTACGGCCTCACCAAGGGGCAGGACTCTGCCACTGCGGATGCAGGTTCCAAAAGCAAAAAAGGCGTAGCTAACCCCTTCCAGCCGATTGATATGGCCGGCCTGGCGCTTGAGCTTGGTGCGAGCTTTGTGGCGCAAAGCTTTTCGGGCGATAAGGAACAACTGATCCCCCTGATCAAAGCGGCGATTGACCATCCGGGTTTTGCGTTTATCAATGTGATCTCGCCTTGCGTTACCTTTAACAATAACCCCGGCTCCACCAAATCATACGATTACGTGCGCGAACACATGGAAGCCACCGCTACCGTAGATTTTGTGCCCTTAAAAAAAGAAATTACCACCAGCTACCAGAAAGGTACCGGAACCGACATCAAAATGCACGACGGCTCCTACATCCACCTGGAAAAACTGGCCGACGATCTTGATCCTTACGACAGGCTCTCGGCCATGAATGCCCTGCAAAATGCCCGCAACAAGGATGAGATCCTCACCGGCTTACTCTACATCAACCCCGAATCAACCGACCTGCACCATACTATCCAAACCTCCGACAGGGCGCTGAATAGTTTGGGCCAGGAGGAATTGTGCCCGGGGAGTAGCGTTTTAGAAGGGATTAATGGGGAGTTGAGGTAA
- a CDS encoding type II toxin-antitoxin system RelE/ParE family toxin yields the protein MIVDVVYTETYKITLSAIVENVEKAYGTLSAEKLLDRIDLIVGKIIVNPYLYQAIPVDTPFRRAVISRQSSLVYEVTDTKIILLYIFDNRQEPFWI from the coding sequence ATGATTGTGGACGTTGTCTATACCGAAACTTATAAAATTACGCTAAGCGCCATTGTAGAGAATGTTGAAAAGGCGTATGGTACACTGTCGGCAGAAAAACTATTGGACAGAATTGATCTGATTGTCGGGAAAATAATAGTTAACCCATATCTGTACCAAGCTATTCCTGTAGATACTCCATTTCGAAGAGCCGTCATTTCCCGTCAATCATCATTAGTTTATGAAGTAACGGATACAAAGATCATTCTTCTATATATTTTTGATAACCGCCAGGAGCCTTTTTGGATTTAA
- a CDS encoding transposase: MAIRTRHEVTENTWFITFTCYNWLPLFDETNSHDLIYKWLKLIDDKHQIKTLAFVIMPNHVHLLLHLTHLNVNLNTIMSNAKRFMAYEVIKRLNQRQNYQLLNMLSSDCTRERANERTIA, encoded by the coding sequence ATGGCAATACGTACCCGGCACGAAGTAACCGAAAACACCTGGTTCATCACCTTTACCTGTTACAATTGGCTACCCCTTTTTGACGAGACCAACTCACACGACCTGATTTACAAATGGCTAAAACTAATCGACGACAAACACCAGATCAAAACATTGGCTTTTGTCATCATGCCCAATCACGTTCATCTACTGCTGCACTTAACCCACCTGAATGTTAATTTGAATACCATCATGAGCAATGCCAAACGATTTATGGCTTATGAAGTGATAAAACGGCTTAACCAACGGCAAAATTACCAGTTACTAAATATGTTGTCGTCCGACTGTACCCGAGAAAGAGCGAATGAAAGGACAATTGCATAA
- a CDS encoding response regulator: MKKVLIIEDDADTAQCINYLINDLGFKYERSDSILSTIDIIKSNPDIIILDYYLPNGHGSQLCLELKSNLLTKEIPVILMSTHPNLGDISKDCGADAYLEKPFDLNTLIQMVTKFTIPPLLIIAH; this comes from the coding sequence ATGAAAAAGGTCCTTATAATAGAAGATGATGCTGATACCGCCCAATGCATTAATTATCTGATTAATGACTTAGGTTTTAAATATGAAAGGTCTGACTCTATACTATCAACGATAGATATCATCAAAAGTAATCCCGACATCATCATATTAGATTATTATTTACCGAATGGGCATGGCAGCCAGCTTTGTTTAGAATTAAAATCAAATTTACTCACAAAAGAAATTCCGGTAATTTTAATGTCGACCCACCCAAACCTTGGAGACATTTCAAAAGACTGTGGTGCGGATGCTTACCTGGAAAAACCTTTTGATTTGAATACCTTGATACAAATGGTTACTAAATTTACAATTCCTCCATTGTTAATTATCGCTCACTAA